In Cytobacillus oceanisediminis, the following proteins share a genomic window:
- a CDS encoding bifunctional folylpolyglutamate synthase/dihydrofolate synthase → MFSTYEEALEWIHARLRLGMKPGLQRMEWMMEKLGHPERRIKSVHIGGTNGKGSTVTFLRSILQEAGYSVGTFTSPYFEKFNERISLNGIPIKDEDLVRVANDIYPLAIELEQTELGGPTEFEIITAMAFQYFGHVQPVDLVLLEVGLGGRFDSTNIIYPLLSIITSIGLDHTAILGNTYGEIAFEKAGIIKPGISVITAVKQEESLAVIQDKALSMKSPVYQLGNEFAISDHKSLDLGEFFSLKTVFQNFPDLETGMSGKHQTENASLAVMAAELLNKYYSFLIEVNHIRAGLKKAFWPGRFEILSEDPLVVIDGAHNEEGIAALTAELNNRFGEKSKSIVFAALADKKLDKMIIKLDSAADRITFTEFEFPRAASAEDLYNLSKNSRRQFHTDWKELLEAELHEAGKNSVLVITGSLYFLSEVKPILLNLLENNK, encoded by the coding sequence ATGTTTTCTACTTATGAGGAAGCACTGGAATGGATTCATGCAAGGCTAAGACTGGGGATGAAGCCGGGTCTGCAAAGGATGGAATGGATGATGGAAAAACTCGGGCATCCCGAGAGAAGAATTAAGTCTGTTCATATTGGCGGAACGAATGGTAAAGGCTCAACAGTTACGTTTTTAAGATCCATTCTTCAAGAGGCGGGTTATTCTGTCGGAACGTTTACATCGCCATATTTTGAGAAATTTAATGAACGGATTTCTCTTAATGGAATTCCAATTAAAGATGAAGATCTCGTTCGGGTTGCTAATGATATATATCCGCTGGCGATTGAATTGGAACAGACGGAACTTGGCGGTCCAACCGAATTTGAAATCATTACCGCCATGGCTTTCCAATATTTTGGCCATGTACAGCCGGTGGATCTCGTTTTGTTAGAAGTGGGACTTGGCGGCAGGTTTGACTCCACTAACATCATCTATCCATTATTATCAATCATTACAAGCATCGGGCTCGACCATACGGCCATACTTGGGAATACATACGGGGAAATCGCTTTTGAAAAAGCGGGAATAATTAAACCTGGAATCAGTGTTATTACAGCTGTTAAACAAGAAGAATCGCTCGCTGTTATTCAAGATAAAGCTTTAAGCATGAAGTCCCCTGTTTATCAGCTGGGGAATGAGTTTGCCATTTCTGATCATAAATCCCTGGACCTGGGAGAATTCTTCTCCCTGAAGACAGTCTTTCAGAACTTCCCTGATCTTGAGACAGGAATGAGCGGAAAACACCAGACTGAAAATGCTTCCCTGGCTGTAATGGCAGCAGAGCTATTAAATAAATATTATTCTTTCCTTATAGAGGTAAATCATATAAGAGCCGGATTGAAAAAAGCTTTCTGGCCCGGCCGATTTGAAATTCTATCTGAAGACCCGCTGGTGGTAATAGATGGAGCGCATAATGAAGAAGGGATAGCTGCCTTAACTGCTGAGCTGAACAACCGTTTTGGAGAGAAAAGCAAAAGTATTGTATTCGCTGCGCTGGCTGATAAAAAGCTTGATAAAATGATCATTAAGCTTGATTCTGCTGCAGATCGCATCACCTTTACCGAATTTGAGTTTCCGAGAGCAGCATCAGCTGAAGATTTATATAATCTCAGTAAAAACAGCAGGAGACAGTTTCATACGGACTGGAAAGAGTTATTGGAGGCTGAACTGCATGAAGCAGGAAAAAACAGCGTGCTGGTCATTACCGGATCACTTTACTTCCTCTCAGAAGTGAAGCCTATTCTTTTGAATCTTTTGGAAAATAATAAATGA
- the hemL gene encoding glutamate-1-semialdehyde 2,1-aminomutase yields the protein MRSYEKSIKAFKEASELMPGGVNSPVRAFKSVNMDPIFMERGRGSKIYDIDGNEYIDYVLSWGPLILGHTNERVVEAIKKVAEMGTSFGAPTEIENELAKLVIERVPSIEVVRMVSSGTEATMSALRLARGYTGRNKIMKFEGCYHGHGDSLLIKAGSGVATLGLPDSPGVPEGVAKNTITVPYNDLESVRYAFEQFGDDIAGVIVEPVAGNMGVVPPQPGFLEGLREITEQNGSLLIFDEVMTGFRVGYNCAQGYFGVTPDITCLGKVIGGGLPVGAYGGKAEIMKQIAPSGPIYQAGTLSGNPLAMTAGFETLSQLTPHSYKEFERKADRLEEGLKAAAEKYDIPHTINRAGSMIGIFFTNEDVINYEKAKTSNLEFFAEYYREMANQGVFLPPSQFEGLFLSTAHTDEDIEKTIHAAEKAFSKLK from the coding sequence ATGCGCTCTTATGAAAAATCTATCAAGGCTTTTAAAGAGGCAAGCGAATTGATGCCTGGAGGAGTAAACTCTCCTGTACGTGCCTTTAAATCAGTTAATATGGATCCCATTTTTATGGAACGCGGAAGAGGCTCTAAAATCTACGATATCGATGGCAATGAATACATCGATTATGTATTGTCCTGGGGCCCATTAATCCTGGGCCATACTAATGAACGTGTGGTCGAGGCTATTAAGAAAGTAGCTGAAATGGGGACAAGCTTTGGAGCTCCTACCGAAATCGAAAACGAGCTTGCCAAACTGGTCATTGAACGCGTGCCTTCCATTGAAGTGGTACGGATGGTTTCTTCCGGAACAGAAGCTACCATGAGTGCCTTGAGGCTTGCTCGAGGATATACCGGCAGAAATAAAATCATGAAATTTGAAGGCTGCTATCATGGCCACGGTGATTCCCTTTTAATTAAAGCTGGTTCTGGTGTAGCAACTCTGGGGCTGCCTGACAGTCCAGGGGTTCCAGAAGGAGTTGCCAAAAATACAATTACTGTTCCTTACAATGACCTTGAAAGCGTAAGATATGCCTTTGAGCAATTCGGAGACGATATCGCAGGTGTGATTGTGGAACCGGTAGCTGGAAATATGGGAGTCGTTCCTCCTCAGCCAGGCTTCCTTGAAGGCTTAAGAGAAATTACAGAACAAAACGGCTCCCTGCTTATTTTTGATGAAGTAATGACTGGTTTCCGCGTCGGCTATAATTGTGCGCAGGGCTATTTTGGGGTGACACCGGATATTACATGTCTCGGAAAAGTTATAGGCGGTGGCCTTCCAGTCGGTGCATATGGCGGGAAAGCGGAAATTATGAAGCAGATTGCACCAAGCGGTCCAATTTACCAGGCAGGAACACTATCGGGAAACCCTCTTGCCATGACAGCCGGTTTCGAGACATTAAGCCAGCTGACTCCACATTCCTACAAAGAATTCGAAAGAAAAGCAGACAGACTGGAAGAAGGGCTTAAAGCAGCTGCTGAAAAATATGATATCCCGCACACCATTAACCGTGCAGGTTCCATGATCGGCATCTTCTTTACAAATGAAGACGTTATTAACTATGAAAAAGCCAAAACATCCAATCTGGAGTTCTTTGCAGAATACTACAGGGAAATGGCAAACCAGGGTGTCTTCCTGCCGCCATCTCAATTCGAAGGACTCTTCCTCTCAACTGCACACACTGATGAAGATATCGAAAAGACTATCCATGCAGCTGAAAAGGCATTTTCCAAATTAAAATAA
- a CDS encoding sensor domain-containing diguanylate cyclase — protein MLTYHFYPPDFSGQGISLFAFFILMFFVSSMPMVINNTPIFLIQWVTMAVFLTFGLLAEMIMVQLGILVLLLRLKIQKDQLFRLPLNSLLFFTLSLLSGLAYFAMGGKIGVDLIANPQYFWVAAAYPVIHFTLNQVLISVIQAALYGRKISFLEKDLIWETITSLITFPIGLILYILYAEVGILALLFVGVPFVSLSIILHLYYSSEKVIDYLQKAADIGHQMAERLDVDEVMELFILKLSEMMPVDYAYILDIKDNDELHTIYRIERGQIKPNDLKPTKKSEGISGLVLGTRKSALFHSRKKWKSIAKEFLPVDAESIICVPIVRSNEVLGILLLSSAKKRAYEKSQLMIVDILCSHFAIAIENAKHYEETKAKSERCALTELFNYRYMEAKLNEEFSRLQNGEREILSLIILDIDHFKKVNDTYGHQSGNEILCELADRLTNLIDTAGIAARYGGEEFVVLMPDTSKDDAIGWAELIRQTIANRPFILKQNIDGSHSSTKVYITASIGVAAAPEDADDSLALIRHADRALYVGAKRAGRNRVAEYVK, from the coding sequence ATGCTAACCTATCATTTTTACCCTCCCGATTTTTCAGGACAGGGAATCAGTTTGTTTGCCTTTTTCATATTGATGTTTTTCGTTTCTTCCATGCCGATGGTAATCAATAATACACCAATCTTTTTAATTCAATGGGTTACGATGGCAGTGTTTTTAACCTTTGGGCTCCTTGCTGAAATGATAATGGTCCAATTGGGGATCCTGGTACTTCTTTTAAGGCTGAAAATACAAAAGGATCAGCTGTTTCGTCTGCCGCTTAACTCACTTCTGTTCTTTACATTATCTTTATTGAGCGGGCTGGCTTACTTTGCAATGGGAGGCAAAATAGGCGTAGATCTAATAGCCAATCCCCAATATTTCTGGGTTGCTGCAGCATACCCAGTAATCCATTTTACTCTAAATCAGGTATTGATCAGCGTAATTCAGGCTGCATTGTATGGCAGGAAAATATCTTTTCTGGAAAAAGACCTTATATGGGAAACTATTACCTCTCTCATAACATTCCCGATTGGCCTTATCCTTTACATTTTATATGCTGAAGTGGGAATTCTTGCACTGCTGTTTGTAGGGGTGCCATTTGTAAGTCTTTCAATTATTCTTCATCTTTATTACTCAAGTGAAAAGGTTATTGATTACCTTCAAAAAGCCGCAGATATAGGGCATCAAATGGCAGAGCGCCTTGATGTGGATGAGGTTATGGAGCTTTTCATTTTGAAATTGAGCGAAATGATGCCTGTTGACTATGCCTATATTCTGGATATTAAGGATAACGATGAACTTCACACGATTTACCGAATTGAGCGTGGCCAAATAAAGCCGAATGACCTTAAGCCTACCAAAAAGAGTGAGGGAATCAGCGGATTGGTTTTGGGCACCCGAAAATCTGCCCTTTTCCATTCGAGGAAGAAATGGAAAAGCATTGCTAAGGAATTCTTGCCTGTAGATGCCGAAAGCATTATTTGTGTTCCGATAGTCCGAAGTAATGAAGTATTGGGGATTCTGCTGCTTTCTTCTGCAAAAAAGAGGGCATATGAAAAGTCACAGCTCATGATTGTCGATATTTTATGTTCGCATTTTGCGATAGCAATTGAGAATGCAAAGCACTATGAGGAAACAAAAGCCAAAAGCGAGCGCTGTGCGTTAACGGAACTATTCAATTATAGATATATGGAAGCTAAATTAAATGAAGAATTCAGCAGATTGCAAAATGGTGAAAGAGAAATCCTCTCACTCATCATACTTGACATCGATCATTTTAAAAAAGTGAACGATACTTATGGGCACCAAAGCGGTAATGAAATCCTCTGCGAACTGGCTGATCGGCTGACAAATTTAATAGATACGGCAGGAATTGCTGCCCGATATGGCGGCGAGGAATTTGTTGTCTTAATGCCTGATACCAGCAAAGACGATGCGATAGGCTGGGCAGAGCTAATCAGGCAGACCATTGCCAACCGTCCATTCATACTCAAACAGAATATCGATGGAAGCCACAGCAGCACAAAAGTTTATATAACCGCCTCTATTGGGGTAGCTGCTGCACCTGAAGATGCTGATGATTCACTGGCCCTTATACGCCATGCTGACCGAGCTTTATATGTTGGAGCTAAGCGCGCAGGGAGGAATAGGGTTGCGGAGTATGTGAAGTGA
- a CDS encoding valine--tRNA ligase, with protein sequence MDNNELSMPTKYDPQGIEKGRYDWWLEGKFFEAKDDETKQPYTIVIPPPNVTGKLHLGHAWDTTLQDILTRMKRMQGYDVLWLPGMDHAGIATQAKVEEKLRNEGKSRYDLGREKFVEETWKWKDEYASHIRQQWSKLGLGLDYSRERFTLDEGLSKAVREVFVSLYNKGLIYRGEYIINWDPSTKTALSDIEVIYKDVQGAFYHMRYPLTDGSGHIEIATTRPETMLGDTAVAVHPEDDRYKHLIGKMVKLPITGREIPIVADDYVEMDFGSGAVKITPAHDPNDFEIGNRHNLERILVMNEDGTMNGRAGKYKGMDRFECRKQIVKDLQEEGVLFKIEEHMHSVGHSERSGAVVEPYLSTQWFVKMQPLADEAIALQNKEEKVNFVPERFEKTYLRWMENIRDWCISRQLWWGHRIPAWYQKETGEVFVGHEAPEDIENWEQDKDVLDTWFSSALWPFSTMGWPDIDSSDFKRYYPTAALVTGYDIIFFWVSRMIFQGLEFTGERPFQDVLIHGLVRDSQGRKMSKSLGNGVDPMDVIDHYGADSLRYFLSTGSSPGQDLRFSMEKVEATWNFANKIWNASRFALMNMDGLTYEEIDLSGEKSVADKWILTRLNETIETVTRLSDRYEFGEVGRVLYNFIWDDFCDWYIEMAKLPLYGEDEAAKKTTRSILAYVLDNTMRLLHPFMPFITEEIWQNLPHSGESITVAQWPAVNDEYTDNQTANEMKLLVEIIRSVRNSRAEVNTPMSKKIKMMVKAKDEEILGTLENNRAYIERFCNPEELVLALNVETPDKAMTAVVTGAEIILPLEGLINIEEEVARLQKEWDKLNKEVERVQKKLSNEGFIKKAPEKVIEEEKAKEQDYSEKRAAVEARIKELKGE encoded by the coding sequence ATGGATAATAATGAATTATCAATGCCAACGAAATATGATCCGCAGGGGATTGAAAAAGGACGATATGACTGGTGGCTCGAAGGGAAGTTCTTTGAAGCAAAAGACGACGAAACTAAGCAGCCCTATACAATTGTGATTCCGCCTCCGAACGTAACAGGAAAGCTTCATCTTGGCCATGCATGGGATACGACCCTTCAGGATATCCTCACCCGGATGAAGCGTATGCAGGGATACGATGTTTTATGGCTTCCAGGCATGGACCATGCGGGTATTGCCACTCAGGCAAAGGTTGAAGAAAAGCTTCGCAATGAAGGCAAAAGCCGCTATGATTTAGGCCGTGAGAAGTTCGTAGAAGAAACTTGGAAATGGAAAGATGAGTATGCGAGCCATATTCGCCAGCAATGGTCAAAGCTTGGATTAGGGCTTGATTACAGCCGTGAACGCTTCACCCTTGATGAAGGCTTATCAAAAGCTGTTAGAGAGGTTTTCGTTTCACTTTATAATAAAGGTTTGATTTATCGCGGCGAGTACATCATCAACTGGGATCCGTCTACGAAAACGGCCCTTTCTGATATCGAAGTTATTTATAAGGATGTTCAAGGTGCTTTCTACCATATGAGATATCCTCTGACAGATGGTTCGGGACATATCGAAATTGCCACTACACGCCCTGAAACGATGCTTGGCGATACAGCTGTAGCAGTACACCCGGAAGATGATCGATATAAGCATTTAATCGGCAAAATGGTTAAACTGCCGATCACAGGACGCGAAATTCCAATTGTTGCAGATGATTATGTAGAAATGGATTTCGGGTCAGGCGCAGTAAAAATTACGCCGGCTCATGACCCAAATGATTTTGAAATAGGAAACCGCCACAATCTTGAAAGAATTCTTGTAATGAATGAAGACGGCACAATGAACGGCAGAGCCGGTAAATACAAAGGTATGGACCGCTTTGAATGCCGAAAGCAGATCGTGAAGGATCTTCAGGAAGAAGGAGTTCTTTTCAAAATTGAAGAGCATATGCATTCTGTGGGCCATTCAGAGCGCAGCGGCGCAGTTGTTGAACCGTACCTTTCAACACAATGGTTTGTAAAAATGCAGCCTCTGGCTGATGAAGCCATCGCTCTTCAAAATAAAGAGGAAAAAGTAAACTTTGTTCCAGAGCGATTTGAAAAAACGTATCTGCGCTGGATGGAAAATATTCGTGACTGGTGTATATCACGCCAGCTTTGGTGGGGCCACCGCATCCCGGCCTGGTACCAAAAAGAGACAGGTGAGGTTTTCGTAGGGCACGAAGCGCCTGAAGATATTGAAAACTGGGAGCAGGACAAAGATGTTTTGGATACCTGGTTCAGTTCAGCCCTATGGCCATTTTCAACAATGGGCTGGCCGGATATTGACTCAAGCGATTTCAAGAGATACTATCCGACTGCAGCTCTGGTAACTGGCTATGACATCATTTTCTTCTGGGTATCACGAATGATCTTCCAGGGTCTCGAATTTACAGGAGAGCGTCCATTCCAGGATGTATTAATTCATGGTCTTGTTCGTGACTCTCAAGGACGCAAGATGAGTAAGTCCCTTGGAAATGGCGTTGATCCAATGGATGTAATCGATCACTATGGTGCTGATTCACTCCGTTATTTCCTTTCTACAGGAAGCTCACCGGGACAGGATCTGCGCTTCAGTATGGAAAAGGTAGAGGCAACATGGAACTTTGCCAATAAAATCTGGAACGCATCCCGCTTTGCATTAATGAACATGGATGGATTAACATACGAAGAAATTGATTTGAGCGGTGAAAAGTCTGTTGCTGACAAATGGATATTAACCCGTTTGAATGAAACAATTGAGACGGTTACAAGATTGTCTGACCGCTACGAGTTTGGCGAGGTTGGCCGAGTGCTATATAACTTCATTTGGGATGACTTCTGTGATTGGTATATCGAAATGGCGAAGCTTCCGCTGTATGGAGAAGATGAAGCTGCCAAGAAAACAACCCGCTCCATCCTGGCATATGTTCTGGACAATACAATGCGTCTGCTGCATCCATTTATGCCATTTATCACGGAAGAAATTTGGCAGAACCTCCCTCATTCAGGTGAATCCATTACGGTTGCCCAGTGGCCGGCAGTAAACGATGAGTATACAGATAACCAGACTGCAAACGAAATGAAGCTGCTTGTAGAAATCATCCGCTCTGTCCGTAACAGCCGTGCTGAAGTGAACACGCCGATGAGCAAGAAGATTAAAATGATGGTTAAAGCTAAGGATGAGGAAATTCTGGGTACGCTGGAAAATAACCGTGCCTATATTGAACGATTCTGTAACCCTGAAGAACTAGTGCTGGCTCTGAATGTTGAGACGCCTGATAAGGCGATGACAGCAGTTGTGACTGGTGCTGAAATCATTCTTCCGCTTGAAGGCCTGATTAACATTGAAGAAGAAGTTGCACGCCTTCAGAAAGAGTGGGATAAATTAAATAAAGAAGTTGAAAGAGTCCAGAAGAAACTTTCAAACGAAGGCTTTATTAAAAAGGCGCCTGAAAAGGTAATTGAGGAAGAGAAAGCAAAAGAACAAGACTACAGCGAGAAGAGAGCAGCTGTAGAAGCTCGCATTAAAGAGCTAAAAGGAGAATAA
- the spoVID gene encoding stage VI sporulation protein D: MSQGNPSCLRFSLEESVWFQKGQEVSDLISISLDPNITIQESDQYVTIQGALELAGEYRRSDEEASEEEQEDLAVTKFVQTVEERGEGVCEFKHYFPVDITIPNNRIQSIYDIDVAVESFDYVLPERSCMKLTANLTITGLYGDQQHVPVQEWEEESEAETEELEPLYRSSAVAEETEEEEIIQQEWPSYQQEEQEQEEEEEEEREEQVYAGAEEDIREEEPQEEQSETDEVYIPFEAEARKQPEVEEQEVIKPSVPAALEVKQDQPEEEQTPKTAPEISFSSQRNEEEAPPTAQEIYQMTEASESDSPSFEKKPVQAAVQETHEETEESSSSSEQEAKKKKLSKKKSMSLTEFFARKEEAEEHVKLKVCIVQNGDTIDAIAERYDIPAQQLLRVNHLEINQDIYEGQVLYIPVAVAH; the protein is encoded by the coding sequence TTGTCTCAGGGGAATCCATCGTGCTTACGATTTTCTTTAGAAGAATCAGTATGGTTTCAAAAAGGACAGGAAGTATCAGACCTGATTTCCATCTCGTTAGACCCCAATATAACAATTCAGGAAAGCGATCAATATGTAACAATCCAGGGCGCACTCGAACTGGCAGGTGAGTATAGACGCAGCGATGAAGAAGCATCTGAGGAAGAACAAGAGGATTTGGCAGTCACCAAATTCGTTCAGACAGTTGAAGAAAGAGGAGAAGGAGTTTGTGAATTCAAACACTATTTTCCTGTCGATATCACTATTCCGAATAATAGAATCCAAAGCATCTACGATATTGACGTTGCGGTAGAGTCCTTCGATTATGTTCTGCCGGAACGAAGCTGTATGAAATTGACAGCTAATTTAACCATAACCGGATTGTATGGTGATCAGCAGCATGTTCCTGTTCAAGAATGGGAGGAAGAATCTGAAGCTGAAACGGAAGAATTAGAGCCTCTGTACAGATCTTCTGCAGTGGCAGAGGAGACAGAGGAAGAAGAAATAATTCAGCAGGAATGGCCTTCTTATCAGCAAGAAGAACAGGAGCAAGAGGAAGAGGAAGAGGAAGAAAGAGAGGAACAGGTATACGCTGGCGCCGAGGAAGATATACGGGAAGAGGAGCCGCAGGAAGAGCAGTCAGAAACAGATGAGGTTTATATTCCATTTGAGGCGGAAGCAAGAAAGCAGCCTGAAGTGGAAGAGCAGGAAGTCATTAAACCGTCAGTGCCGGCAGCGCTCGAAGTAAAACAAGATCAGCCCGAAGAAGAACAGACGCCGAAAACTGCACCGGAAATATCTTTTTCTTCTCAGCGCAATGAGGAGGAAGCACCGCCAACCGCACAGGAAATCTATCAAATGACGGAAGCATCTGAATCAGATAGTCCTTCTTTTGAAAAGAAACCAGTTCAGGCGGCTGTACAGGAAACTCATGAGGAAACAGAGGAATCCTCATCCTCTTCAGAACAGGAAGCTAAGAAGAAGAAACTCTCCAAGAAGAAAAGCATGTCGTTAACAGAGTTCTTTGCCCGTAAGGAAGAGGCAGAGGAACATGTTAAACTCAAGGTTTGCATTGTGCAGAACGGCGACACAATTGATGCCATTGCTGAAAGGTATGATATACCAGCCCAGCAGCTATTAAGGGTGAATCACCTTGAAATCAATCAGGATATTTATGAAGGGCAAGTGCTGTACATTCCTGTTGCGGTAGCCCATTAA
- a CDS encoding prepilin peptidase: MLNLLIILFLFGSILGSFYNVVGLRVPENQSIVKPRSHCKHCKHTLSYLELVPIFSYVFLGGKCRRCKVSVSVLYPAVELATGTLFAAAPLILGWTSELIVAWTLVSLMVIIFVSDYKYMIIPNKVLLVFGVTLTAERILIPLSPWWDSLAGGVLGFLLLLFIAVISKGGMGGGDIKLYSVIGIALGVKLVLLSFFLATLFGAFLGGIGMFIGVVKKGKPIPFGPFIGIGTIIAYFYGNELIEWYFSLFL; the protein is encoded by the coding sequence ATGCTAAATCTCTTAATAATATTATTTTTATTCGGTTCCATACTAGGTTCCTTCTACAATGTAGTTGGCCTAAGAGTTCCTGAAAATCAATCAATAGTAAAGCCGAGGTCACATTGTAAACACTGTAAGCATACTTTATCATATTTGGAGCTTGTCCCAATTTTTTCTTATGTATTTCTAGGTGGAAAATGCAGGCGCTGTAAGGTGTCAGTTTCAGTCTTATATCCGGCTGTGGAGCTTGCGACAGGTACTTTGTTTGCTGCTGCTCCATTAATTTTAGGGTGGACTTCCGAGTTGATTGTTGCCTGGACACTAGTTTCTCTTATGGTCATTATATTTGTATCTGACTATAAATATATGATCATTCCAAATAAAGTTCTCTTAGTTTTTGGTGTGACCCTAACAGCAGAACGTATTCTTATTCCTCTTTCTCCTTGGTGGGACAGTTTAGCAGGTGGGGTACTTGGTTTTTTACTACTTTTATTTATAGCTGTAATCAGTAAAGGCGGCATGGGTGGAGGTGATATAAAGCTATACTCAGTTATTGGTATTGCTTTAGGTGTGAAGCTTGTTTTGCTTTCGTTTTTTCTAGCCACTTTGTTTGGAGCATTTCTAGGTGGTATAGGCATGTTTATAGGAGTTGTGAAAAAGGGGAAACCAATTCCATTCGGTCCTTTTATTGGTATAGGAACAATAATTGCCTACTTTTATGGCAATGAATTGATAGAATGGTACTTTAGCTTATTCCTATAA
- the ysxE gene encoding spore coat protein YsxE, whose protein sequence is MEEKNRLRKVSPILIHYSLEPHFVEEFGRVQKVYSSKGVFALKKIKPQHGADFIRHVQTLFQKGYNRIVPIYPTVDGRYAVLHQNELFYLMPWMSNEEKEDRFERHQQMLRELARLHTLSSREVSIKKDDRTEHYEKTLQEWEKEKEFLEGFIEACERKEYMSPFELMFSLYYHDVSQALKFSTNKLKDWYEKTKESDKARTVIIHGKVSTEHFLYDDRGYGYFTNFENARQGSPLHDILPFLSRTLKTYPKRSEECVEWIYTYMKYFPFRDDEMLLFQSYFAHPGPIIRAAEQYYKGEGKRGERKAVQHLQRQYWLLKNIEYAVMRIDEIERQKQEAKAAAEAQAQEGAQS, encoded by the coding sequence GTGGAAGAAAAAAATCGGCTGCGGAAAGTCTCCCCTATTTTAATTCATTATTCATTAGAGCCGCATTTTGTAGAGGAGTTTGGGAGAGTTCAGAAGGTTTACAGCAGCAAAGGTGTGTTTGCTTTGAAGAAAATAAAGCCTCAGCATGGAGCGGATTTTATAAGGCATGTACAAACTCTCTTTCAAAAAGGCTATAACAGAATTGTCCCTATTTACCCGACGGTGGATGGAAGATATGCAGTGCTCCATCAGAATGAATTATTTTATTTAATGCCCTGGATGTCCAATGAAGAAAAGGAGGACAGATTTGAGAGGCATCAGCAGATGCTGAGGGAACTAGCAAGACTGCACACATTGTCCTCGCGGGAAGTTTCTATAAAAAAGGATGACCGAACCGAACATTATGAAAAAACCTTGCAGGAATGGGAGAAAGAAAAGGAGTTTTTGGAGGGATTCATAGAAGCCTGCGAAAGAAAAGAGTATATGTCTCCTTTTGAGCTAATGTTTTCCCTATATTATCACGACGTCAGCCAGGCATTGAAATTCTCCACAAACAAATTGAAAGATTGGTATGAAAAAACAAAAGAAAGCGACAAAGCACGAACGGTAATCATTCATGGTAAAGTTTCAACCGAACATTTTCTATACGATGATAGGGGATATGGGTACTTCACGAATTTTGAAAATGCAAGACAGGGGTCGCCGCTCCATGATATATTGCCGTTCTTATCAAGAACACTGAAAACCTATCCAAAAAGATCGGAAGAATGTGTAGAGTGGATTTACACTTATATGAAATACTTTCCATTCAGAGACGATGAGATGTTGCTGTTTCAAAGCTACTTTGCTCATCCGGGTCCTATTATCAGGGCTGCTGAACAATATTATAAAGGGGAAGGAAAAAGGGGAGAAAGAAAGGCTGTCCAGCATTTGCAAAGGCAGTATTGGCTTTTGAAAAATATTGAATATGCTGTAATGAGAATCGATGAGATCGAGAGGCAAAAACAAGAAGCAAAAGCAGCTGCCGAAGCTCAAGCGCAAGAAGGAGCCCAAAGCTAA